From one Azotosporobacter soli genomic stretch:
- a CDS encoding valine--tRNA ligase translates to MSENQIPTVYDPKAVEAKLYKFWEDNKLFHAEVEEGKKPFSIVIPPPNVTGQLHMGHALDNTLQDILIRFRRMQGYNTLWMPGTDHAGIATQNKVEEMLAKDEGKSRHDLGREDFVARVWDWKHQYGSRITEQLKGLGASCDWERERFTMDEGCSKAVKEVFVSLYEKGLIYQGHRITNWCPRCNTALSDIEVEHEEKPGHLYHVRYPVAGSDTESVTIATTRPETILGDTAVAVNPEDARYGKLVGKELILPIVGRQIPIIADDYVDVAFGTGAVKITPAHDPNDFEMGLRHDLPQLVVIENDGTMSPDTGKYAGMDRYECRRQLVKDLEDAGYLVKIEEHNHAVGHCQRCTTVVEPLVSKQWFVKMESLAKPAVEAVDSGRIQFVPERFTKTYTNWMDNIRDWCISRQLWWGHRIPAWYCECGETVVAREEVKSCPKCGGTHLEQDPDVLDTWFSSALWPFSTMGWPEETPELKQFYPTSVLVTGYDIIFFWVARMIMMGLAFQKEIPFQHVFIHGLVRDSQGRKMSKSLGNGIDPLEVIEQYGADTLRFTLITGNTPGNDMRFYWERVESSRNFANKLWNASRFVQMNLEGFDADYRPDTADYTLADRWILSRYAKTVSEVTRNLERFELGEAAKVLYEFIWNEYCDWYIELAKARLYNKEDAKNRATAQYVLWSILENTLKLLHPFMPFITETIWQHLPHEGASIMTAQWPSATAQLADASAEQQMEVIMETIKAVRNMRAEVNVPPGRKSELQLLVGSAELKAVLEANSAYFRTLAAAEPVTFLAADAAKPENAMAAVVTGVEAFLPLKGLIDVEKENARLNKELAGLEKELARIAGKLSNEGFVAKAPPEVIEKERAKAAEYEEKKTAIQERLVYLASL, encoded by the coding sequence ATGAGTGAAAATCAAATTCCAACCGTATACGATCCGAAAGCGGTTGAAGCCAAACTGTATAAGTTTTGGGAAGACAACAAACTGTTCCATGCCGAGGTGGAAGAAGGCAAGAAACCGTTCAGCATCGTCATTCCGCCGCCCAACGTCACCGGACAGTTGCATATGGGGCATGCGCTCGACAATACGCTGCAGGATATCCTGATCCGTTTCCGCCGCATGCAGGGCTACAACACGCTCTGGATGCCGGGTACCGACCATGCGGGCATTGCGACGCAGAACAAGGTCGAGGAAATGCTGGCGAAGGATGAAGGCAAGAGCCGTCACGATCTGGGGCGGGAAGATTTTGTCGCACGGGTTTGGGACTGGAAGCACCAGTACGGCAGCCGCATTACCGAACAGCTGAAAGGTCTCGGCGCATCCTGCGACTGGGAACGCGAACGCTTCACGATGGACGAAGGCTGCTCCAAAGCGGTGAAGGAAGTCTTTGTCTCGCTCTATGAAAAAGGATTGATCTATCAAGGGCATCGCATCACCAACTGGTGTCCGCGCTGCAATACCGCTTTGAGCGACATCGAAGTCGAGCATGAGGAAAAACCGGGCCATCTCTACCATGTACGCTATCCGGTAGCGGGCAGCGATACAGAGTCGGTTACGATTGCGACGACGCGTCCGGAAACGATTCTTGGCGATACGGCGGTTGCGGTTAATCCGGAGGATGCGCGCTACGGCAAACTGGTTGGCAAGGAATTGATCCTGCCGATCGTGGGCCGTCAAATTCCGATCATCGCCGACGACTATGTCGATGTTGCGTTCGGCACCGGCGCGGTTAAGATCACGCCGGCGCATGACCCGAACGACTTTGAGATGGGCCTGCGTCACGATCTGCCGCAGCTGGTCGTGATCGAAAACGACGGCACGATGTCGCCGGACACCGGCAAATATGCCGGGATGGATCGTTATGAGTGCCGCCGTCAATTGGTGAAAGACTTGGAAGACGCCGGATACTTGGTTAAAATCGAGGAACATAACCATGCGGTCGGGCATTGCCAGCGCTGCACGACGGTCGTTGAACCGCTGGTGTCGAAGCAATGGTTCGTCAAAATGGAATCGTTGGCTAAACCGGCGGTGGAAGCGGTCGATTCGGGGCGCATCCAGTTTGTGCCGGAGCGTTTTACCAAGACCTACACTAACTGGATGGACAACATCCGCGACTGGTGCATCTCGCGTCAGCTCTGGTGGGGACATCGCATTCCTGCCTGGTATTGCGAGTGCGGCGAAACGGTCGTAGCGCGCGAAGAGGTGAAAAGCTGCCCGAAATGCGGCGGCACGCATCTGGAGCAGGACCCGGACGTACTCGATACCTGGTTCAGTTCCGCGCTCTGGCCGTTCTCGACGATGGGCTGGCCGGAAGAAACGCCGGAGTTGAAACAGTTCTATCCGACGAGCGTATTGGTTACCGGTTACGACATCATTTTCTTCTGGGTCGCCCGGATGATCATGATGGGACTGGCCTTCCAAAAAGAAATTCCGTTCCAGCATGTGTTCATTCATGGTCTGGTGCGCGATTCGCAGGGCCGCAAGATGAGCAAATCGCTGGGCAACGGCATCGATCCGCTCGAGGTCATTGAACAGTACGGCGCGGATACGCTGCGCTTCACGCTGATCACCGGCAATACGCCGGGCAACGATATGCGCTTTTACTGGGAACGGGTCGAGTCGAGCCGCAACTTTGCCAATAAGCTCTGGAACGCGTCGCGTTTCGTGCAGATGAACCTGGAAGGGTTTGACGCAGACTATCGTCCGGATACGGCGGATTATACGCTGGCCGACCGCTGGATCTTAAGCCGCTATGCGAAGACGGTAAGCGAAGTGACGCGCAATCTGGAACGCTTTGAACTGGGCGAGGCGGCCAAGGTGCTGTATGAATTCATCTGGAACGAATACTGCGACTGGTACATCGAGCTGGCCAAGGCGCGCCTTTACAACAAGGAAGACGCCAAGAACCGCGCGACCGCGCAATACGTCCTCTGGTCGATTCTGGAAAATACCTTGAAGTTGCTGCATCCGTTTATGCCGTTCATCACCGAGACGATCTGGCAACATCTGCCGCATGAAGGAGCGAGCATCATGACGGCGCAGTGGCCGTCTGCTACGGCGCAGCTTGCGGATGCAAGCGCCGAGCAGCAGATGGAAGTGATCATGGAAACGATCAAAGCGGTGCGCAATATGCGCGCCGAAGTCAATGTTCCGCCGGGCCGCAAGAGCGAACTGCAATTGCTGGTCGGCAGCGCCGAACTGAAAGCGGTGCTGGAAGCGAACAGCGCTTACTTCCGCACGCTGGCCGCCGCCGAACCGGTGACCTTCCTGGCTGCGGACGCGGCGAAACCGGAAAATGCGATGGCGGCGGTTGTGACCGGCGTCGAAGCGTTCCTGCCGCTGAAGGGGCTGATCGACGTCGAGAAGGAAAACGCGCGTCTCAACAAGGAACTGGCGGGCTTAGAAAAAGAATTGGCGCGCATCGCGGGCAAACTGTCGAACGAAGGTTTCGTCGCGAAAGCGCCGCCGGAAGTCATTGAAAAAGAAAGGGCCAAAGCGGCCGAATATGAAGAAAAGAAGACCGCCATCCAGGAACGCCTGGTCTATCTGGCAAGTCTGTAA
- a CDS encoding folylpolyglutamate synthase/dihydrofolate synthase family protein, producing MKYQEALDYLAGLGKFGIHLGLERISGLLTFLDHPERKFKSIHVTGTNGKGSTCAMLEAILRSAGLKTALYTSPHLVSYTERMVLDGSDVSEADFALAIAAAKAAVEKMAAAGLEHPTEFEVITAAAFWLFAEKKVEYAVVEVGLGGLLDSTNVIVPEVSLITNISLEHTDRCGSTLEEIAAVKAGIIKEGVPVITAAQPPALAVIEETARKKKSALQRLGQEFCVAGVLAAKGQQIRLTLHGDVWPEFSMALLGRNQLDNAALAMTAAALLGEREPRITRAAIARGLETACWPGRFERIAGRPEIIIDGAHNPAGAVCLRANLDELEPQKPRVFLLGILADKDVSGILGALIRPEDRVVVVPPASERAASPEVIAAQIKARQVVCCEEIFQGLEQAKTMAGPDELLCVAGSLYLVGTVRSLLGL from the coding sequence ATGAAGTATCAGGAAGCGTTGGATTATTTGGCCGGACTTGGCAAGTTCGGCATTCATTTGGGGCTGGAGCGGATTTCCGGCTTGCTTACTTTTCTCGATCATCCGGAACGGAAATTCAAATCGATTCATGTGACCGGTACGAACGGCAAAGGCTCGACCTGCGCGATGCTGGAGGCGATCTTGCGCAGTGCGGGTTTGAAGACCGCGCTATATACGTCGCCGCATCTCGTTTCGTATACGGAGCGGATGGTATTGGACGGCAGCGACGTCAGCGAAGCGGATTTTGCGCTGGCCATTGCTGCGGCCAAAGCGGCGGTCGAAAAAATGGCGGCAGCGGGTCTTGAGCATCCGACCGAATTTGAAGTGATCACCGCCGCCGCGTTTTGGCTGTTTGCCGAAAAAAAGGTCGAGTATGCGGTGGTGGAAGTGGGCCTTGGCGGCCTGCTCGATTCGACGAACGTGATTGTACCGGAAGTATCGCTGATCACGAACATCTCGCTCGAACACACCGATCGTTGCGGCAGTACGCTGGAGGAAATCGCGGCCGTCAAGGCAGGCATCATCAAAGAAGGCGTGCCGGTCATCACCGCTGCGCAGCCTCCGGCGCTTGCTGTGATCGAAGAAACGGCGCGCAAAAAGAAAAGCGCGCTGCAGCGCCTGGGGCAGGAGTTTTGCGTAGCGGGCGTTCTCGCGGCAAAGGGGCAGCAGATTCGCCTCACGCTACATGGCGACGTCTGGCCGGAATTTTCAATGGCGCTGCTTGGCCGCAACCAACTCGATAATGCGGCGCTGGCGATGACGGCGGCGGCGCTGCTTGGCGAGCGCGAGCCGCGCATCACGCGCGCTGCGATTGCAAGAGGACTGGAGACGGCGTGTTGGCCGGGGCGCTTTGAGCGAATCGCCGGGCGTCCGGAAATTATTATCGACGGCGCGCACAATCCGGCGGGCGCTGTTTGTTTGCGCGCCAATCTCGATGAACTGGAGCCGCAAAAGCCGCGCGTCTTCTTACTCGGCATTTTGGCGGACAAGGATGTGTCCGGTATTCTCGGCGCGCTGATCCGACCGGAGGACAGGGTTGTCGTCGTGCCGCCCGCCTCGGAACGCGCTGCGTCGCCGGAGGTGATCGCCGCACAGATCAAGGCGCGCCAGGTTGTATGCTGCGAAGAAATTTTCCAGGGGCTGGAACAGGCGAAAACGATGGCAGGGCCGGACGAATTGCTGTGTGTGGCGGGTTCGCTGTATTTGGTCGGTACGGTGCGGAGTTTGCTTGGGTTATAG
- a CDS encoding O-antigen ligase family protein has translation MKQFKTDLLAGWLAKATRYGIFAAAFFLPLSFDAASWFLNVAALAWFGRMGLERRWLVQTGPFDKWIWLLIGCSFISVGFSPDRDFSFYNYYHLMGRYVLFYYLTLSNFTRVEEVRRMAFVLLSSSALVCLYGFYQYLAGSIMAAEWVDREQFPELTMRVFSTLENPNLLAGYLVSLASLTGGMLWQETEKRTRLLLAALGLAQIGCLVLTYSRGSWLSLLAVVALAGVLINRRLLWLLAVVPVALLIGHEAVLERIMSVMNPTDTSSMLRLALWESTVAMIQDHPWFGIGWGSYWMVYPEYDFFIQNPAVKILHAHNMYLNFAAEIGLPGFVAFMTVLIAHGRMAVRNWRKAGPKARGMFLGMAASFVGILLNGLTDYVLFNIQLSLLYWLTLALIIVLQRATMAQAASGVDRKYQGVSGRN, from the coding sequence ATGAAACAGTTTAAAACGGATCTGCTGGCCGGGTGGCTGGCAAAGGCAACGCGCTACGGTATTTTTGCCGCGGCATTTTTCCTGCCGCTCTCTTTTGATGCGGCGAGTTGGTTCCTGAATGTGGCCGCGCTGGCCTGGTTCGGGCGGATGGGACTTGAACGGCGCTGGCTGGTGCAGACTGGACCGTTTGACAAATGGATCTGGCTGCTGATCGGCTGTTCGTTTATTTCGGTCGGATTTTCGCCGGATCGCGATTTTAGTTTTTATAATTACTACCATTTGATGGGGCGCTACGTCCTCTTCTATTATTTGACGCTGAGCAATTTCACTCGGGTCGAAGAGGTACGGCGCATGGCGTTCGTGCTTCTCTCCTCGTCGGCTTTGGTCTGTCTGTACGGGTTTTATCAATATTTGGCCGGTTCGATCATGGCGGCCGAGTGGGTGGACCGGGAACAGTTCCCCGAACTTACGATGCGCGTCTTTTCCACGCTGGAAAATCCGAACCTGTTAGCGGGCTATCTCGTCAGTTTGGCGTCGCTGACCGGGGGCATGCTGTGGCAGGAGACGGAAAAGCGCACAAGGCTTTTGCTGGCGGCACTTGGACTGGCTCAAATCGGCTGTCTGGTACTGACTTATTCGCGCGGCAGCTGGTTGAGTCTGCTGGCGGTGGTCGCTTTGGCAGGCGTCTTGATCAATCGACGGCTGCTGTGGCTGCTGGCGGTGGTGCCGGTCGCGCTCTTAATCGGGCATGAGGCAGTGCTGGAGCGGATCATGTCGGTGATGAACCCGACGGATACCTCGTCGATGCTGCGCCTTGCGCTCTGGGAAAGTACCGTGGCGATGATTCAGGACCATCCGTGGTTCGGCATCGGCTGGGGTTCTTACTGGATGGTTTATCCGGAATATGATTTTTTTATTCAAAATCCTGCGGTGAAAATTTTGCATGCGCATAACATGTATTTGAATTTTGCGGCGGAAATCGGTTTGCCGGGCTTTGTCGCGTTCATGACGGTGTTGATCGCGCATGGCCGGATGGCTGTACGCAACTGGCGCAAGGCCGGACCAAAAGCGCGGGGCATGTTCCTCGGCATGGCCGCCTCGTTCGTTGGAATTTTATTGAACGGTTTAACGGATTACGTACTTTTTAATATTCAATTGTCGCTCTTGTATTGGCTGACGCTCGCGCTGATTATCGTCTTGCAGCGTGCGACTATGGCGCAAGCTGCAAGTGGGGTTGACAGAAAATACCAGGGTGTTTCCGGCAGGAATTAA
- a CDS encoding DRTGG domain-containing protein, which yields MNLREAKEIVKAEILWGDELLEREIRTACGADLLSDVLAFTKDKTLLLTGLTNVQVVKTAEISDMAAIVFVRGKYPATELVELAKERQVPLLVTSLSMFESCGRLHAAGLRGSGGEEL from the coding sequence GTGAATCTGCGCGAGGCAAAAGAGATTGTGAAAGCGGAAATTCTTTGGGGCGACGAGCTGTTGGAACGCGAAATCAGGACCGCGTGCGGCGCAGATCTGTTGAGCGATGTGTTGGCGTTTACCAAAGATAAGACGCTGCTTTTGACCGGTTTGACCAATGTCCAGGTCGTAAAGACGGCGGAAATCAGTGATATGGCCGCAATTGTTTTTGTCCGCGGCAAATATCCGGCCACCGAACTGGTTGAATTAGCCAAAGAGCGCCAGGTGCCGCTTTTGGTCACGTCGCTTTCGATGTTTGAATCCTGCGGCCGATTGCACGCAGCCGGCCTGCGCGGCAGTGGCGGTGAAGAGTTATGA